Genomic DNA from Brenneria izadpanahii:
TGTGAATAGCGGTTCATTGTTTTCTTCGCAACATATTAGCGCCATGCGCGTATCATTTGTTTGAGCGCTAATTAATTGCTGACAAAATAATGTGGCATCCGACTCACGTTCAATATTAACCCAATAAAAACCGGGCGATTGTAGTAATGACAATTCATTCCCAAGCCTTCGGACACCTAATGAAAATGACTGTGTCATATGATAAATTTCTTTTCTGAGAAAGCCATTCTGATCTATCATCAATAATAATTGAGATGTAGACTTTAACACCACGTTTTGAAATCTCAACCTTCGGTTATATAAATAGGAATGTTCTCTAATAACCTATTTATATCTTAATTAACCCAACCGAAGGGAGAGCGTTATTATTGAGAATTTCTATAAGAATATTACTAAATCAGTGATTGGGATAAGCAATAAATATGTCAGCGACAGTTTTAAACGCCTCCTGTAGCGGTTCCTGTAAGGTTTAGTCCCGGCAAAGCGCCGGGCGCAATTAAGGCCAATACATCCGTACCTGAAATATGTACGGATATGGTTGTTATTTCCCAAAACTATTATCAATAAAATAATCCCGTTTTCAGAGACATTAAGATGGATGATAAAATCGATTATTCGCAAACGGTAGCCTATGCCGGGATGCACGACGATCTGCGTGTATTAGGGCAGGCTTTTTCATTGCCGAAAATAAACTATATAGACATATCTCTCCAAACGCGGTTAACCCAAATGATGAAGCGCTGGCCCTTGCTGGCGGAGCTGAAAGAATCGACGGGGAGCCGCTGAATATGCCGGTAATCGTATTACAAGGCGTGCGGGGCGGCGTAGGAACAACGTCCGTCGCCGCGGGGCTGGCGTGGGCGTTGCAGCTATTGGGCGAAACCGTGCTTGCCATTGATTTCTCGTCGGATAATTTATTGCGCCTCCATTTTAATACGCCCATCGCGCAATCATCCGGCTGGGCGCGAGCGCAAGCGGATGGCGCGCCTTGGCGGCAAAGCGCGATGCAATATGTGCCCAGGCTTGATTTTCTGCCGTTCGGCCAGCTCAATCAGATCGAAATTACGGCGCTGCAACAGCATTGTATTCACGCCCCTGCCTTCTGGCGGGACAACCTGGCGCAGATCAACGCGCAGGGCAGGCACCGATGGATCCTGATTGACGCCCCGGCGGATAACAGCCCGCTGGCCCGCCAGGCGCTGGCCGCGGCTGACGCCGTTTTGCTGCTTCTCACGCCCGATGCGAACTGTCACTTGCGGTTACACCAGCAGGAATTGCCGGCTAAGCGCCATTTTCTGATCAACCAGTTTACCCCCACCAGCGTGTTGCAGCAGGATCTGCATCAGCTATGGCTGCATACGCTGCCACACTTGCTGCCGCTGGTTATTCACCGCGACGAGGCGCTGGCGGAATCGCTGGCGGCGAAGCAACCTCTGGGAGAATACAGCTCGCTAAGCGTTGCGGCGGAAGAGATCGTTACGCTGGCGAACTGGTGTCTGATTCATCTGACGAAAGAGGCGGTATGAAACAGATACTACGCGTTTTTCTCGCGCCTTCGGCCTATCAGGCGGCGCGGAAACGCTATGCCGGCTATCGCGGACAGGGCGCTTGCGCCGTTGCCGCTTTCCTGACGACGCTTCTGACGATACTTGGCTGGACGTTTCTGACGTTGGAATCCGATAGCTGGAAACAAATTCGGCAGGCTCACGGCTATTGGTTCCCGCATATATCGTCCCGAAGCCCTCGCCCCGCCGATCTGCTTCGCTATCTTACGCAGGGGATATGGCTGCTGATCGTCAAGAACGGCCCAATAACGGCGCCCGGCAAAAACCGTTTTTCCGGATGGTCCGGCCGGCTGCCGCGTTATATCAATGGGTTGCAAGGTTTTTCCCGGCATATTCCGCGCGCGGATACGAAAACAGAGCGCGACGCGAACGCCCCTCGTGCGGCAAAGGGGCTACGGAAACTGTTGTTTGCCGTAATCAGTCTGTTATGCGCCGCCCTGGCCTTACTGTGCATCACCCAACCGTTTGACCTTTTATCACAGTTTATTTTTATGCTGCTGCTTTGGGGCATTGCGCTGCTGGTGCGCCGCATTCCGGGGCGCATGCCGACGCTGATGATGATCGCGCTCTCCTTAACCATTTCCTGTCGTTATATATGGTGGCGTTATACCACGACGCTCAATTGGGACGATCCGTTGAGCCTGCTCTGCGGCGTACTGCTGCTGGCGGCGGAAACCTATGCCTGGGTCGTGCTGGTGCTGGGCTATTTTCAGACCATCTGGCCGCTTAACCGCGCCCCGGTATCCTTACCGTCGGAGAGCGAAAAATGGCCGACGGTGGATCTGTTGGTGCCGACCTATAACGAGCCGCTGGAAATCGTAAAACCAACGGTTTACGCCGCGCTGGGGATGGATTGGCCGCAGGATAAGCTCAATATCTATATCCTTGATGACGGCGGCCGCCCCGAGTTCAGCGCTTTCGCCGCACAGGTCGGGATACACTACATCGCCCGCACGACTCATGAACACGCGAAGGCCGGCAATATCAACCACGCGCTGAAACAGGCCCGAGGCGAGTTTGTCGCCATTTTCGATTGCGACCATGTGCCCACCCGTTCATTTCTGCAATTAACCATGGGATGGTTCCTTAAAGATAAAAAGCTGGCGATGTTACAAACGCCTCACCACTTTTTCTCGCCCGATCCCTTCGAGCGCAATCTTGGCCGTTTCCGCCGCACCCCCAATGAAGGCACGCTGTTCTACGGTTTGGTGCAGGATGGTAATGATATGTGGGATGCCGCCTTTTTCTGCGGCTCATGCGCCATTCTGCGCCGTAAAGCCCTGGATGAAATCGGCGGCATCGCAACCGATACCGTCACCGAAGACGCCCATACGTCATTACGGCTTCATCGGCTCAACTACACCTCCGCTTATATCCGTATCCCGCAGGCCGCCGGGCTGGCGACAGAGAGCCTGTCGGCGCACATCGGGCAACGTATCCGCTGGGCCAGGGGGATGGCGCAGATCTTCCGGCTGGATAACCCGCTGTTGGGGAAAGGTTTGAAACTGGGACAACGGCTATGTTACGCCAACGCCATGCTGCATTTTTTGTCAGGCATTCCCCGGCTGATCTTCCTTACCGCGCCGTTGGCCTTCCTGCTGCTGCACGCCTATATAATTTTCGCCCCGGCGCAGGCCATCGCTCTGTACGTTTTCCCGCATATGGTTCACGCCAGCCTGACGAATTCCCGTATTCAGGGGCGTTACCGTCACTCTTTCTGGAGTGAAATCTATGAAACCGTGCTGGCGTGGTACATCGCCAGACCCACTACCGTGGCGTTGTTCAACCCGCATAAAGGCAAATTTAACGTTACCGCCAAAGGGGGGCTGATAGAGGAGCAGCACGTCGACTGGATAATCACCCAGCCTTACCTGCTGCTGGTGCTGCTGAACATCGCCGGGCTGATAGCCGGAATATGGCGTCTGTGTTATGGCGCGCCCGAAGAAATGATGACCGTTATCATCAGCCTGCTGTGGGTTGTCTACAACATGACGATTCTCGGCGGAGCCGTAGCGGTTGCCATAGAGACGAAACAGGTGCGCCAATCGCACCGGGTGGCGATGGCGATGCCTGCCGCGGTTCTCTGTGCCGACGGCCACCTTTTCCCCTGTGTGATGAACGACTATTCCGACGGCGGCGTGGGCATAGAAATGCGGGAACCCGGACGGCTGCGGGAAGGCGACGACATTTCCCTGTTATTGCATCGCGGCCGGCAGGAGTTCGCCTTCCCTTTTAAAATCGCCAGAATCCTCGGCAATAAAATCGGCCTGCGAATGATGGGATTAACCACCAGGCAACATATTGATTTTATTCAATGCACCTTCGCACGAGCAGATACCTGGGCGTTATGGCAGGACGGCGTCCCCGAAGACCGGCCGATCGAAAGCCTGCGTGACGTACTGACGCTGGGCTTCCGTGGCTACTTACGTATGACGGATTACGCTCCCCCGGTTATACGCAGCGTCTTCGTCGCTTTCACCACCTTGATTGCCTGGGCGCTGTCGTTCACTCCGCGTTACGTCGGGAAACAGCCCGACGAAACGCCGCCAGACTTATACACGCCCCCCGCAAGGCTGTAACTCTCACTCTCCCTCTCGCTGCCGCGAGATAGGCTTTTAATATCGATGATGACATGATGACGAAAAAAACAACCTGGTTTACCGCCTTTGCTTTAGGCATCAGTTCGTTGTCTCAGGCCGCCGTTACGCCGACCACTGAGACGGATCTCCAGCCCGCCGTGAGCACTTCCATAGCGCAGGAGATACCACAAGAAAACCATGAGCCCATACGCAGCGTGAAGCTGTCGTTCGCGCAGATTGCGCCCTCGCCGGGCTCTATTTCCCTACGCGGCACCAGTCCGTATGGGCAGATCGAATTCGGCGTACGCGGCGATGAAGTGGTCACGCAGGCGGCGCTCGATCTGGAATTCACCCCATCCCCGTCGCTGACGCCCGTGGAATCTCACCTCAAGGTTTATCTGAATGACGAACTGATGGGGGTCGCCGCCATCACCCAGGATCGGTTGGGGAAACCCAGCCATATTCTGATGCCGCTCGACCCTCGCTATATCAGCGACTTTAACCGGGTACAGCTGGAATTTATCGGCCATTATTCAAACATTTGCGAAAGCCCGGCCAGCACATCCCTATGGCTGGACATCAGCAAATCGAGTTCGCTTAACCTGCAATTCCAGGCATTGCCTCTGAAAAACGAGCTATCTCCCTTCCCGGCGCCTTTTTTTGATAACCGGGACAACCGGCCGCTGACGCTGCCGATGGTATTCGCCCAGCGGCCGGATCTGACGCAGCAGCGGGCGGCGGCGATCCTGGCATCCTGGTTCGGCAGCAAAGCCCAATGGCGCGGGCAATCATTCCCGGCGCTGTTTAACCAGTTGCCGGATCGGCACGCCATCGTGTTCGTCACCAACCAGCAACGCCCGGACTTCCTGCATGATATGCCGCCGGTCAATGCCCCGACCGTTTCCATCATCAACCATCCCGACAATCCGTATACCAAATTGCTGCTGGTACAAGGCCGGGATGACAACGATCTGATCACCGCCGTGCAAGGCATGGTGCAAGGCAACATTCTGTTCCGCGGGCAAAGCGTCACGGTGGATAAGGTTGAGCAACTGGCGCCGCGGCAGCCTTACGATGCGCCGAACTGGGTACGAACCAACCGTCCGATGACCTTTTCCGAACTCCAGCAATATGAAGGACAGCTGCAAACCAGCGGCACGGTGCCCTACCCGATTGCGCTGAACCTGAACCTGCCGCCCGACCTGTTCCTGATCCGCAGTCAGGGCATCGATATGAAGCTGAAATATCGTTATACCGCGCCGCAGCTCAAAGACGGCTCCCGCTTGAGCGTGCACCTGAATAATCAGTTTGTTCAGGCGTTCTCCCTGGTGCCGGAGCACGATCAGGATTCATTGCTGCTGCGTTTGCCGTTGACGCAGGGGTTGTGGGATTCGGATAAAAACCTGAGGATCCCGGCGTTAAAGCTGGGAACCATCAATCAACTGCGTTTCGATTTCACCTACACGACGCTCCTTGCCAGCGGCGCGGCCGGACGATGCGAAACCTATACCCCCGTCGTCAACCATGCAATGATTGACGGCAGTTCGACAATCGACTTCTCCGGTTACCGTCACTTTATGTCCATGCCGGATCTGCGCGCCTTTGTTACCGCGGGTTACCCTTTCAGCCGGCTGGCCGATTTATCGCAAACGCTGGTGCTCATCAACAAACAACCCACCCCCTCGCAGGTCAGTACGTTACTTAATGCGTTGGGAAGTATCGGCGCACGCACCGGTTACCCGGCATTGGCCATGCAACTGAGCGATGACTGGGTCCAGGCCGGCCGGCAGGATCTTGATATTTTGCTGATCGGCTCCATCCCTCCCGAACTGCGTGATGATGAAAAAATCAATCTGCTGGTGAATACGGCACAAAGCTGGGTAAAACAACCGACCCGCCAGGTCGCGGCAGCGGATACGGACGCGGCGGCCGACGACATCATACCGGACACGAAAACGACCATCGGTTCTGACGCGCCGATGTCCGCCATTATCGGCATTCAGTCTCCCTATCACGATCAGCGCAGTATCGTCGCGCTGCTGGCGGACAGCCCGCAGGGCTATGCGCTGTTGAATAATGCGTTGAGCGACGACGGCAAACGCGCCGCGCTGTTCGGCTCGGCGGCGGTTATCCGCGACTCCGGCGTCAATAGCCTGCTGGTAGGCGACGTCTATTACGTCGGCCATCTGCCCTGGTGGGAGCGACTCTGGCATACGCTGGCGACGCACCCGGTATGGCTGGCGCTCATTTCCACGCTGACCGTGGTCATCATCGCCTGGCTGTTATGGCGCGCGCTGAAGATAATCAGCCGCCGCCGTCTGTCGCCTGCTGAAAAAGATTAAACCTCATGAGGATGCTGAAAAAACTAATCTCCAGACCAGCGATGGCGCTGCTGCCTTTGTATCTGGCCGTCATCCCGCTGGCGCAGAGCGCGGAGGCGGTTTCGCCGCAGCAGTTTCTGATAGAACAGATACATCTGGGGGAAGCGCGTTACAAAGACGATCTGGTGCGCCAGTCGCTCAACCGGTTGGCGCTGATCGACCCGAATAATCCTGAGATTATGATGGCGCGAATGCGCCTGGCGCTGCGTCAGGGCGATCAAGCGCAGGCCCGTCAACAGTTGGAAAAACTGCGGGCGATCGCGCCGGACTCTGAGATTTATCGTCAGGCGGAGATGAATCTGGCGCTGACGCAGCAAGACGTCCGGCAAAAGCTGCAGCAGGCCCGTCTGCTATCAGGCGCGGGCCGCTACGCCGAAGCCAAGGCCCGGTACGATGAACTGTTTCACGGCGAACCGCCCACGATAGAACTGGCCGTTGAATACTGGCGTCTGGCGGCGCGCTTGCCCGACCAGGAGCCGATAGCCATTAAACAGTTGGAAGCGCTGGATCGGCGTTATCCCGGCAACGTGCAGCTACGCGTCGCGCTGGCCCGCCTGTTATTCAGTCAACACCATAACGAGCAGGCTTACGACATATTGCGGCAACTCGCGTCGGACCCCGCCGGCGCTGGCTCGGCGGGCTCGCTGTGGCTGGAAATCGTCGGCAGAATGGACGTTACGCCGCAGAGCGTCGACGCCTTGCAGCGTTTTATGACGGTGTTCGGCGAGAGCAATCAGGCTGAAACCGGCCGTAGAATGCTGAAAAAACAGCAGGCCATGCTGGCCGATCCGGCCTATCAGGCCCGCCTCGACGGCCTGGAGAAAATCAGCAGAGGCGATAGCGGCGCCGCCGTTATCAGCCAACTGACCAAAGCGCTGGCCGCATCGCCCAACGACTCTGAATTGATCGGCGCCATCGGCGTAGCCTATTTGCGCGCCGGTAATCGGGAAAAAGCGCTGACCCAGTTTCAACTGGCGTTACAGGCCGATATCAACCACCTTAACGCGGGAAAATGGGAAACGCTGATCAAAAGCACGCGTTACTGGCTGACGATAAAAGAGGGCGACGACGCGCTGCAGGCCAATAACCTGATGCTGGCGCAACTAAAATATAATCAGGCCCGGCGGCTGGATAATACCGATGCTTACGCGCTTATCGGTCTGGGCGACGTGGCCGTCGCCGCTCAAAATGACGCCGCCGCCGAAGTCGCTTATCAGCAGTCGCTGCATCTCGCGCCCGGCAACGGCAGCGCGTTGCGCAGGCTGGTAAACCTCCATCTGCGCCGGTCGCCGGAAAGCGCGCTGGCCTATATCAACGGACTGCCGCGCGCCCAGCAAGATACGCTGCGCGATACGCTCAACGGCCTGCGGCGAGATATTATGAAACAGCAGGCGGACCAGCTTTTCGAACAGCGGCAATGGGCGCAGGCCGCCGACAAATATCGTCAAGCGCGGCAATGGGATCCCGACGATATCTGGATGGCTTACCGCTATGCGCAAACGTTGCGAAATCTGGGGCAATTCGAGCAGGCTGACGGCATGTTGCAGAACGCGGCCGCTCGGCCCCCCGCCAGCGCCGAGAAAAACTTTGCCTACGCGCTGTATCTCTCCGCTACCGATCGAAACGCGCAGGCGCTGGCGCAGCTCAATACGCTGCCCGCCGAACAGTGGAACGGCAACATGCACGAACTGTCGCAGCGCCTGACGCTGCAAACCGCGTTGGAGCGCGCCCGGTCGATGCGCGATGCGGGCGACGAGCCCGGCGCGATAGCCTACCTGAACCGGCAGCCCGCCAACCCGCAAATCGATCTTGAGCTGGGGGACTGGGCGTTGGCACGTGGCGAATACGACGCAGCGCTGGCGGCTTATCAACAGGTCATCGCGCGTGAACCACAAAACCCCGACGCGCGACTGGGCGAGGTTGAAGCCTTTATCGCGCAGGGAAGGCTGGACGAAGCCCGCCAGCGCCTGCAGCAGCCCGCCGGGCAAACCGATAACACGCTCAACAGCCGGCGCCGGGTCGCCAACGCCTGGCAGGCAGTCGGCAACACCGAACAGGCGGCGGCGCTTTTTCAACGGCTGCGCATCGACGCGCAAAAAGACTCGCCGGAACCAGACCAGGCGCTGGTTTACCGCGATGCCGCCCGCTTTGAACGGCGGCGGTTACAGCCGGAACAGGCGCAACAGGATTATCGCCGGGCGATGGTCGCCGGCGGCATCACGCCGGTGGTGCCGCAGGATAACGCCGCCTACACCAGGCTAACGCGTAGTGACCCCAGCGATGACTGGCTAAAACGCAGCGTTCGCGCCGACGCCGCCGACCTGTATCGCCAGCAGGATATTAACGTCACGCTCGGCCACGATTACTGGCGTTCCAGCGGCACCGGCGGCATATCCAACCTGAAAGCGCATGACACTATGCTGCAGGCGGACATGCCCTGGTATGACGGACGGGCGTTTCTGCGCACCGATACCATCCGCATGAATGCGGGCTCGTTCGCGCTAAACAAACACGGTTTCAACGATGCCGGATTCGGCACCTGCGCGGATCTGCAATGCGCCAAAGGGAAAAAACAGAAAACCACCGGCACCAGCATCGCCGCGGGCTGGAAAAACGATCGCTGGGAAGCGGACATCGGCACCACGCCGATCGGTTTCGAGGTGGTCGATATCGTCGGCGGCATTAGCTACAGCGGTAACTGGAAGAACATCGGTTGGACGACAACCGCCTCGCGCCGCCCTATTTCCAGCTCATTGCTGGCATTCGCCGGCGCCAAAGATCCGGGAACGGGCGTCTCCTGGGGCGGCGTCCGGGCAAACGGCGTCTCCCTGGGGCTAAGCTACGACCGGGGGGCGCAACACGGCGTCTGGAGTAATTTCAGCGCCCATCAAATCACCGGGAAAAACGTTGCCGATAACCTGCGCCTGCGCGCCATGGCGGGATATTACTACAAAGTCGTCAATCAGGACAACCGCCGGGTTACCGTCGGCCTCAACCACCTGTGGATGCATTATCAAAAGGATCTGAGCGGTTATTCGCTCGGCCAGGGCGGATACTACAGCCCGCAGCAATACTACTCCGCCAGCATACCGGTTAATTACCGCCAACGTACCGATAACTGGTCATGGGAAGTGGGTGGTTCGGTTTCCTGGTCGCACTCCTCCACCAAAGACCAGCGGCGTTATCCGCTATCCAGTCTGCCCGCTAACGCCGGCTTGACGGACGGTGACAGGAACTACGTTGAACCGGGCGGCGGCAGCCACGGATTTGGCTATACCGTACAAGCGGTGGTCGAACGCCGGCTTAGCGCGCACTGGACGCTGGGGGCCGGCGTCGATATTCAGAAAGCCAAAGACTACCCCCCAGCCACGGCATGATCTACATACGCTACTCCGCCGCCGGCTGGCACGGCGATCTGGACAGCCCGCCCCAGCCGCTGACCCCGTATGCCGATTTTAGGTAGCGCGTTGACAGAGGGCGGGAGCCAGATCGGCGCAGCCCGGAACGCCTGGCGGTTCATCGTTACGATACGCCCAAGCGAAAACTTCCTCCTCTGTCGCCCTAAAAGATAACAAAAATGTTGTATTACACAACTTTCATGCTATTCTGTTATCGATTTCCATAACGCAAAGGTGTTATATGTTCAATTACCCGGCATTAGTGAGTTTTGATGAAGACTCAGGACAGTATGAAATTCTTTATCGGGATTTCAAAAACTTAACATCCACCGCATTCACAGAAGAAGATATTGTTCTGGAAGCGGCCCGTTGGTTAACGGAAATTATTGGAGAATACATTGATTCAAGAATACCGATTCCGCAGCCGTCAGCGTTGCAGCACGACGAAATACGCATTCACCTTCCCGTACTGGTCAACCTGAAAGCGGCGTTACATAACGCGATGATCCAGACCGGTACGCGAAAAGCGGATTTGGCTCGCAAGCTTAATCAGAAAGGGCCGCAGATAGACCGCCTGTTGGATGTGAATCATGCGTCAAAAATTGAGACATTAGAGCAGGCTTTATATTTACTCGGCTATGAAGTTTCCGTTTCCGTTGCGGAATTAGATGCGTGATTTATTGGATAGGCGTAATAAAAACAGATTACATCGGATAAATTAACTCTTATTTTGATGCATTACCGCATCTTCTATTTCTATTTTTTATATCCTTTATCTTTCGAGTCGCGGGTACGTTAATTGCTTAATTATCCGGTTGCCGCGTTACGAGGCTCATGGATGGGCCGAGTAACAAAGCCAACGTACATGCAAATTGAAGTATGACAAGCATATAATTCAAGATTAAACAGCAACCTATCAAAATAACTTCCATGAGTTGAGTCACAAAATAAAAGACCAATCCCTCGCTATACTAATCGAATACTAAAAATAAATTAAACGGTTTTTAATTAACATTACTGGAGCAAATATCATGTTTAAAACTTTATTTGAGCCGAAGAAAATAAATCAGTGTGTTATTCCCAACCGATTGATTGTTACCGCAATGGTGGCCAACTATTGTCATGCGGACGGCACCGCCTCCGATCGGTATATCGCCTACCACGAGGAGAAGGCGAAAGGCGGTTGGGGATTAATTATCACCGAAGACTATGCGGTCAACGAACATGCGATGGGATATCAATACATTGCCGGCTTATGGCACGACGATCAAATCGCGAGCCACCAAAAATTAACGGATACCGTGCACCGCTATGAAAGCAAAATTTTCGCCCAAATCTATCATGCCGGCCGGCAGAGCTGCCGCGCCGTCAACGGCGGCATGCAGCCGGTCGCGCCTTCCGCCATTCCCTGTCCGTGGCTAAGAGAGATGCCGCGCGAACTGTCGGCGGCGGAGATCCGGCAACTGGTCAAGGATTTCGGCCAGAGCGCGCGGCGGGTCAGGCAGGCGGGTTTTGACGGCGTCGAAATTCATGCGGCTCACGGCTATCTGATCGCCGAGTTCCTCTCTCCCTATGCCAATAAACGCGTCGATAAGTACGGCGGCTGCCTGGAAAACCGGGTGCGGTTTTTAAAAGAAATCTATCAGGAAGTCCGGCATCAGGTCGGCCCGGATTTCCCGGTGATCGTGCGCTTTTCCGCCGACGAGGGCTTCATCGGCGGCCGCGATATTTCCGAAGCGCGGGTACTGGCGCAGCTATTTGAAGAATGGGGGCTAGATGCGCTGGACGTGTCCGTCGGCGCCTACGGCGATCACAATAAATACGGCACCGTTTCCCCCATGTACGTCGGCCATGCCTGGACGGCGCCGCTGGCGGAAGAGATAAAAAAACTGGTGAACATCCCGGTGATTACCGCTAACCGCATCAACGATCCACGAATGGCGGATACCCTGCTGACGATGGGGAAAGCCGACTTTGTCGGCATGGGCCGAGGTTCGCTGGCCGATCCGCATTTGCCCCGCAAGGCAAAAGCCGGCGCGCTGACGTCGATTCGCTACTGCATCGGATGCATGCAGGGCTGCACCGGCAGCCTGTATCTGGGGGAACCGCTGAAATGTCTGGTCAACCCGTCGCTGGGAAGAGAGGGCGAGCTGGACTACAGCCAAACCGCGACGCCCAAAAACGTGTTTATCGCCGGCGGCGGGCCGGGCGGCATGGAGGCGGCAAGAGCCGCCGCGATGCGCGGGCACCGCGTAACGCTGTTTGAAAAGCGCGGCCGGCCAGGCGGACAATTTCTTTCCGCGGCCTATCCTCCCGGTAAAGGCGAACTGGCGACCTATACCGCATGGATGATTGAGGAGCTGGAAAAGCTGAACGTAACGATAAAATGCAATACCGAGCTGACCCAAGAGATAATCCGGCAGGAGAAACCCGACGCCGTGATTGTGGC
This window encodes:
- the bcsR gene encoding cellulose biosynthesis protein BcsR; the protein is MDDKIDYSQTVAYAGMHDDLRVLGQAFSLPKINYIDISLQTRLTQMMKRWPLLAELKESTGSR
- the bcsA gene encoding UDP-forming cellulose synthase catalytic subunit, with the translated sequence MKQILRVFLAPSAYQAARKRYAGYRGQGACAVAAFLTTLLTILGWTFLTLESDSWKQIRQAHGYWFPHISSRSPRPADLLRYLTQGIWLLIVKNGPITAPGKNRFSGWSGRLPRYINGLQGFSRHIPRADTKTERDANAPRAAKGLRKLLFAVISLLCAALALLCITQPFDLLSQFIFMLLLWGIALLVRRIPGRMPTLMMIALSLTISCRYIWWRYTTTLNWDDPLSLLCGVLLLAAETYAWVVLVLGYFQTIWPLNRAPVSLPSESEKWPTVDLLVPTYNEPLEIVKPTVYAALGMDWPQDKLNIYILDDGGRPEFSAFAAQVGIHYIARTTHEHAKAGNINHALKQARGEFVAIFDCDHVPTRSFLQLTMGWFLKDKKLAMLQTPHHFFSPDPFERNLGRFRRTPNEGTLFYGLVQDGNDMWDAAFFCGSCAILRRKALDEIGGIATDTVTEDAHTSLRLHRLNYTSAYIRIPQAAGLATESLSAHIGQRIRWARGMAQIFRLDNPLLGKGLKLGQRLCYANAMLHFLSGIPRLIFLTAPLAFLLLHAYIIFAPAQAIALYVFPHMVHASLTNSRIQGRYRHSFWSEIYETVLAWYIARPTTVALFNPHKGKFNVTAKGGLIEEQHVDWIITQPYLLLVLLNIAGLIAGIWRLCYGAPEEMMTVIISLLWVVYNMTILGGAVAVAIETKQVRQSHRVAMAMPAAVLCADGHLFPCVMNDYSDGGVGIEMREPGRLREGDDISLLLHRGRQEFAFPFKIARILGNKIGLRMMGLTTRQHIDFIQCTFARADTWALWQDGVPEDRPIESLRDVLTLGFRGYLRMTDYAPPVIRSVFVAFTTLIAWALSFTPRYVGKQPDETPPDLYTPPARL
- the bcsQ gene encoding cellulose biosynthesis protein BcsQ, whose product is MPVIVLQGVRGGVGTTSVAAGLAWALQLLGETVLAIDFSSDNLLRLHFNTPIAQSSGWARAQADGAPWRQSAMQYVPRLDFLPFGQLNQIEITALQQHCIHAPAFWRDNLAQINAQGRHRWILIDAPADNSPLARQALAAADAVLLLLTPDANCHLRLHQQELPAKRHFLINQFTPTSVLQQDLHQLWLHTLPHLLPLVIHRDEALAESLAAKQPLGEYSSLSVAAEEIVTLANWCLIHLTKEAV
- the bcsB gene encoding cellulose biosynthesis cyclic di-GMP-binding regulatory protein BcsB, giving the protein MMTKKTTWFTAFALGISSLSQAAVTPTTETDLQPAVSTSIAQEIPQENHEPIRSVKLSFAQIAPSPGSISLRGTSPYGQIEFGVRGDEVVTQAALDLEFTPSPSLTPVESHLKVYLNDELMGVAAITQDRLGKPSHILMPLDPRYISDFNRVQLEFIGHYSNICESPASTSLWLDISKSSSLNLQFQALPLKNELSPFPAPFFDNRDNRPLTLPMVFAQRPDLTQQRAAAILASWFGSKAQWRGQSFPALFNQLPDRHAIVFVTNQQRPDFLHDMPPVNAPTVSIINHPDNPYTKLLLVQGRDDNDLITAVQGMVQGNILFRGQSVTVDKVEQLAPRQPYDAPNWVRTNRPMTFSELQQYEGQLQTSGTVPYPIALNLNLPPDLFLIRSQGIDMKLKYRYTAPQLKDGSRLSVHLNNQFVQAFSLVPEHDQDSLLLRLPLTQGLWDSDKNLRIPALKLGTINQLRFDFTYTTLLASGAAGRCETYTPVVNHAMIDGSSTIDFSGYRHFMSMPDLRAFVTAGYPFSRLADLSQTLVLINKQPTPSQVSTLLNALGSIGARTGYPALAMQLSDDWVQAGRQDLDILLIGSIPPELRDDEKINLLVNTAQSWVKQPTRQVAAADTDAAADDIIPDTKTTIGSDAPMSAIIGIQSPYHDQRSIVALLADSPQGYALLNNALSDDGKRAALFGSAAVIRDSGVNSLLVGDVYYVGHLPWWERLWHTLATHPVWLALISTLTVVIIAWLLWRALKIISRRRLSPAEKD
- a CDS encoding FAD-dependent oxidoreductase, which produces MFKTLFEPKKINQCVIPNRLIVTAMVANYCHADGTASDRYIAYHEEKAKGGWGLIITEDYAVNEHAMGYQYIAGLWHDDQIASHQKLTDTVHRYESKIFAQIYHAGRQSCRAVNGGMQPVAPSAIPCPWLREMPRELSAAEIRQLVKDFGQSARRVRQAGFDGVEIHAAHGYLIAEFLSPYANKRVDKYGGCLENRVRFLKEIYQEVRHQVGPDFPVIVRFSADEGFIGGRDISEARVLAQLFEEWGLDALDVSVGAYGDHNKYGTVSPMYVGHAWTAPLAEEIKKLVNIPVITANRINDPRMADTLLTMGKADFVGMGRGSLADPHLPRKAKAGALTSIRYCIGCMQGCTGSLYLGEPLKCLVNPSLGREGELDYSQTATPKNVFIAGGGPGGMEAARAAAMRGHRVTLFEKRGRPGGQFLSAAYPPGKGELATYTAWMIEELEKLNVTIKCNTELTQEIIRQEKPDAVIVATGGKPAIPPIKGVNLPHVVLAEDVLLGNVTTGNNIVIAGGGEVGGETAAHLAMQQKNVAIIEMRDTLLLELDGVSKLHVLKLLDEFNVKQYLNTTVAEITERHVVVENQQGRMNIAADTVVLALGYIPVNQLAKQLDEGGESVAVIGGAVKTSNALVAIREGFDAGMAVV